The proteins below are encoded in one region of Glandiceps talaboti chromosome 17, keGlaTala1.1, whole genome shotgun sequence:
- the LOC144447930 gene encoding uncharacterized protein LOC144447930: MELGVDSVDRPEILKAAKLHLLQIPCKDEIKAKDVMRVIKENRSVLKRNGIDMLLLQIAAALVSKEGRGVMNNAIVEVVGELIHVSFHTHHHQKRHQNRNVFKVYLISGEPTLHCSKRLGHDDVTMINQYGNIRKV; encoded by the exons ATGGAGTTGGGTGTTGACTCCGTCGACAGACCGGAAATCCTAAAGGCGGCTAAG TTGCACTTGTTACAAATACCCTGTAAGGACGAAATTAAAGCTAAGGACGTGATGCGAGTTATTAAAGAAAACAGATCTGTGTTAAAAAGAAACGGCATCGATATGTTATTGCTTCAAATAGCAGCTGCCTTGGTATCGAAGGAAGGACGTGGG GTTATGAATAACGCCATTGTCGAAGTTGTTGGTGAATTAATTCATGTATCTTTTCATACTCACCATCATCAGAAGCGCCACCAGAATCGTAACGTTTTTAAGGTTTACCTAATATCTGGTGAACCCACATTACACTGCAGCAAAAGATTAGGACATGACGACGTGACTATGATCAACCAATATGGTAACATCAGGAAGGTGTAA
- the LOC144448414 gene encoding 1,25-dihydroxyvitamin D(3) 24-hydroxylase, mitochondrial-like: MASHVCTLEVASRDLLQIYTKQNIRLLSSVRFSTPPSSTNQKTVGKQDIGEIKPFDEVPGPNELKTVFSSILAFVTGSIRKPWPEFAKFRKEYGPMWKQKIGSLALVTLCDPKDLEKVYQNEGKYPMRIPIQPWIQYRNYRGYSCGVVLHEGADWHRHRTVLNKRMMRPKEVASYNDTVNEVVTEMLNKVVRVRQSDNVVPDIENILFTWSLESACAIILNKKMNLLDDKPHPEAQEFIQAVHDLGETTNLLWMSLVPASIQQKLNTWIWKKHVKEWDIVFATAKKLIDGRMDEMTKRLLEKQENDEEDSDFLTYMVSQATLDAGEIYGNVTDLLAVAIDTTSNTTLWALYNLAKHPHVQNLLHEEVCRVVPRGETPTCKHINQMPYLRAVLKESMRLYPVITRNSRILDQDIVIRGYKIPAKTCLVGLTWLIGRDPQLFQDPLEFKPERWLKEEREHFYGTKSIPFGFGPRMCIGKRLAELKIHLALARISQQFSLEATTVVEPMMTVLMLPDRPLNLKFINRVP, from the exons ATGGCGAGTCATGTATGTACCTTAGAAGTGGCCAGCAGAGATTTGCTCCAGATATACACCAAACAAAACATCAGACTGCTTTCTTCGGTTCGATTTTCAACTCCACCAAGTTCGACTAATCAGAAAACCGTCGGAAAACAAGACATTGGGGAAATCAAACCCTTTGACGAAGTACCTGGGCCTAACGAACTCAAAACAGTGTTCTCTAGTATTCTTGCCTTTGTAACAGGGTCAATAAGAAAACCGTGGCCAGAGTTTGCCAAGTTCAGGAAAGAATATGGACCGATGTGGAAACAGAAAATTGGCTCCCTTGCTCTGGTCACTTTATGTGATCCTAAAGATCTCGAGAAGGTTTATCAGAATGAAGGAAAGTATCCCATGAGAATACCTATCCAGCCATGGATTCAATATAGAAATTATCGTGGGTATTCGTGTGGTGTTGTATTGCA TGAAGGTGCTGACTGGCATCGCCACAGAACTGTCCTCAACAAACGTATGATGCGACCAAAAGAAGTGGCATCTTACAACGACACAGTCAATGAAGTGGTCACTGAAATGTTAAACAAAGTTGTCAGAGTCAGACAGTCTGATAATGTTGTACCAGATATTGAAAACATACTGTTCACCTGGTCACTGGAAT CTGCCTGTGCCATCATTCTTAATAAGAAGATGAATCTTTTAGATGACAAACCACATCCAGAGGCACAAGAATTCATCCAAGCTGTCCATGATTTGGGTGAGACAACGAACCTGCTATGGATGTCTTTGGTTCCAGCCTCGATACAACAAAAACTGAACACTTGGATTTGGAAGAAACATGTCAAAGAATGGGACATAGTGTTTGCTACAG CAAAGAAACTGAtagatggaaggatggatgaaATGACTAAACGATTGctagaaaaacaagaaaatgatgAAGAAGATTCTGATTTCCTCACTTACATGGTTTCCCAGGCAACATTGGATGCAGGAGAAATTTACGGAAATGTTACTGATTTATTAGCAGTTGCCATTGATACC ACATCAAACACAACCCTCTGGGCGCTCTATAATTTAGCGAAACATCCACATGTACAAAACTTACTTCATGAAGAAGTTTGTCGTGTTGTCCCAAGAGGAGAAACTccaacatgtaaacatataaaCCAAATGCCGTATCTTAGAGCAGTATTGAAGGAATCAATGAG ACTGTACCCCGTCATTACCAGAAACAGTCGTATTTTGGACCAGGACATCGTTATTCGTGGGTATAAGATACCAGCtaaa ACATGCTTAGTTGGATTAACTTGGCTGATTGGTAGAGACCCACAACTGTTTCAAGATCCACTTGAATTTAAACCAGAGAGATGGTTAAAGGAAGAAAGAGAACACTTTTATGGTACTAAATCTATACCGTTTGGTTTTGGCCCAAGGATGTGCATAG GTAAACGTCTTGCAGAATTGAAGATACATTTAGCACTGGCAAGG atttctCAACAATTTTCTCTGGAAGCTACAACTGTTGTGGAACCAATGATGACCGTATTAATGTTACCAGACAGACCTCTCAACTTGAAGTTCATTAACAGAGTGCCTTAA